ATTCCGGCATCAAGTCGCGGGAGAAAATAAAGACCGGCGTATCTTCCCGAGACATCCGTCGCATGATCAAGAGCCGCTCATCACTAGTCATTTTCTTCAAATAGGAGTGCTCATTACGGCCAAACAATTGGACCCGTTCCGAGGGATAATAGTTAAAATAGCCCGATAATTCCAAACCCGGACGGGAAATGTCGCTGGTTTGAATCAAACGGTCTAAATACTCCTCTCCCTGGAGCACCTTTAGCCCAAGCTGATCCCTGAGCTCTTTAACGGTTACTGCTTCCATAATTGTTTCCTTTCTCTTTTTAAATCTCACTTCATTTTACCATAGGCCCAGGCCATTAGTAAGGCTAGAGAGTGTGACAGTCACAACAAAGGACGAAATCGCTGGAGGAAAATACCATAAGCACAGCTATGAGGATGTGAGGAAGGATCAGGGAGGGAGATTCCTTGGAGGAAAAGATGATAAGATCAGCTTGCTGATCGTTCAACTTTTCTGAAAGGACATCCCCTCACCCTTCCAAACTCAACTGTCTGTGTGTTGGTATTTTCTGAAGCGGACGTTCGTCCTGTGACTGGAACACGTTTTGAGAGTGTGACGGGTGCACCAAAAGCCAAAAAGAATCCTGAACCAAGGCTAACTAATAAAAAAGACTGCAACAGCCGTCGCAGTCCATTAACGATTAATAACACTTAAGTAAAAGCTATTTCCATCGCACTCTCTAGTAGTCGCTTCGGTAAGGGTTAAAGATCTTCTTCAACAACTCTTGAGCCAGGCCATAAATTAAGGCCAAAACCATACAGTAGAAGAAAGAAGATATCCAGAAATAAGCCGTCCCCATCAAAGAGGAAGCCAGCCAGAAGATAAAACCATTCAGGACCAGGTTAAATAAACCCAGGGTGAGAAAGTTTATCGGCAGGGCTAAAATCTTCAAAATCGGGTAAACCAACTTGTAAAGGATAGCGATGACTAATACCACAATCACCGCCGAGGCAAAGTCTTGAATATAGACCGCTGGCCAGAAAATCCGACCCAGACCTTGGAGGAGAATGGCTTGGATCAAGAGACGAATAATATTTCTAATCATGGTCGACCTTAACCTTCTCCACTTCCTTAATTTGGCGTTTGTTTAACTCTCGGTAGACCGGTTCCACATCATCTTCACGCTGACTATAAGCTTCTTGGCGCGGATTGGTCCGCTGTCTAGCCCCTTGTCCCCCACCAAAGAAAGTCCGCTTAAAGTTAATCACACTTTCATTAGGAATTAAAACCATCAGGGACAGGTAGATAAAAATAGCTAGGTAACGTAGCGGGGTAAAAAGAGCCACCGCAAAGGCAATCCGAAGCCAAACTGCGGAAATACCAAAGTAGTCAGCAAAACCACCACAAACCCCAGCAAAAACTCGGTTGGTTAATGAGCGTTTCAGTGCTTTCATAAAATCTCTCCTTATCTTGATTAAAACAAGTACTATCGATCCCGTCTGTTCAAGCGATTAAAGAACCGCCACTAAGATATAAACAAAATTAGGTATTAGAACGCGGGATATAAGAATATTTTACCATAAGCACACCCAAGACTCGACTCTCCCCACCTAGCAAAGCGCGAATTTAAAGGATTCTAAAGAAATAGAGTGCGACAAGCGCATCAGAAGGCAAGACCACTGGAAGAAAAAGACGTAAGAATTCTCAAAAAGGATGAGAGGGCGCCGCTAAAGACTTGAATTGCTGGAGGAAAATACCATAAGCACAGAAAACTGTGCGTTGGAATTTTCTGAAGCAACTTCAAGTCTGGCGCACGAACTCAACTAGAGAATTTGTCGTCATTTTCTGAAGTGGACGCTTGCCTTGCGCTTGGAGCATGTTTGGATAGGATGTGAAAAAGCCTCTACTCCTCTGCTCCCGGCAAGCCTTGCCAGTGACATTGGCTACCGCTAGGGGTCATTTCGACCGCTAGC
The nucleotide sequence above comes from Aerococcus urinae. Encoded proteins:
- a CDS encoding PspC domain-containing protein, which codes for MKALKRSLTNRVFAGVCGGFADYFGISAVWLRIAFAVALFTPLRYLAIFIYLSLMVLIPNESVINFKRTFFGGGQGARQRTNPRQEAYSQREDDVEPVYRELNKRQIKEVEKVKVDHD
- a CDS encoding phage holin family protein produces the protein MIRNIIRLLIQAILLQGLGRIFWPAVYIQDFASAVIVVLVIAILYKLVYPILKILALPINFLTLGLFNLVLNGFIFWLASSLMGTAYFWISSFFYCMVLALIYGLAQELLKKIFNPYRSDY